ATTTAAGTTTAGTCTACAATAAATACTGCCAATCAAAGACAGATTTTGGTTAAAGCTTGTAGAAAAAGGTTGGTACAAACACTGAAGATAACATTGTGAAGGCCTGAAAAACTTTCTGAGCAAGCAGAAAGTGCTTGAATAGCACAGGTACGTTAGTATGCCATTCGATAAAAGCTCAACACTGATTGCAATCAGGAACACTGattgaagaaaaaagaacaacatgtgATCgctgagctacttctcagtttgaaatgaaatggaCCGCCTGCAGGACAAAATAAGTCTGCATGTTATGTGTTATTTGGTGTAGCTCCCTGACATCTTTTATGCAGctttggaggggaaaaaagaacaaaaggcaCAGAAATGTATTCCCAGTTCAATGGGCTGTACAACAGCCAGATTCCTCATGCTTGTGCAGAAGAGACATCCTGGAGAAGGTTTTGGAGCAGTTCTTGCATTGGTATTTTTTCACATCCGAATGGGTCTGTAGGTGAGCCCTGAGGTTGGACCTGTCTGCAAACGCCCGGTTGCAGTGTGGGCAGGAGAAGGGCTTCTCGCCTGTGGaggcagaaatgaaaacaaaagaatctaTGAGGACGCATTAATTTCAAACTTTGAGGTCAGTCAGACAGAACTCGAggaactgaaaacacaaacatctttgTGTAAGCTCCATAAATCAAACTACATTAACCTAGACTTGCTCCCTCCTTAACCCAAAAGGCCCAAGTTTTTGATTCTCCATCCACTCACCCGTGTGCGTCCTGATGTGTCCCtggagcagccacggtcttgaGAAAGCTTTCCCGCATATCTTGCAAACGCAAGGCAAGGTGTGAGTCCTGATGTGCATTTTAAGAGCTCCCAGACTGACGTACTCCTTCTCGCAGTATTTACAGCTGAAGGATTTCCTTGCCTGGGCGTCGCAGTGCAGCTGCTTGTGCTTAAGCAGTCCAGAGTAGGTGGAGTAGGATTTGCTGCACATACCGCACTGAAACTTCTCCACTTCCACCCCGCTCGGGTCCGTCAGCTTGGGCAGCATTTGTTCGTCTTCATCGCTCCTTGGGCTCTCCGAGCCGCTGTGGTCCTTGGAGGAGGTGTCGGACAGTGACGAGGGGTATCCGGAGATGGGGGACAGGTCGCTGGGCAGCGGGGACAGCGGAAGGCTGCTGGTGGTCCACACGGTGATGGGGCTGTAGGCGGCCGGGCTCAGGATCTCTGGCTGCGGAATGACGGACAGGGGGAGGCCCTTGTAGAAGTGCGGCGTGATGAACACTGGAATAAAGAGCGTGGGGTGAACACTGTTATCTGCCTGAGTGAGGAGCGCAGATTTCAGAGCTGGCATGGCTAGTGGAATTAAGTTAAAAATGAACTTCTGCACAATATATGTACACAATATGTATACAAAACTTTTACAACTTCGTAAAGTCACTCTATAAACAAACTTTACCTGTTGGGCTTTCGAGCTCACTGTAATTTGGCTTCTTTGCGGAGTTTATGTGCTTCTTCACCAGAAAAGAGCGTGGCATCTTGGAAAACAAGAGGACAACTTTTGTCAaacttttctctcctttttctcGCACCCGCAAACAGTCTGCGAGCCTTTAAGTTTGTTGCGTAAAGACGGAAATCCTTATTGCTTAAGTCCAGCGGAGTGTCATGGTGCGCCGCTGCGTTCTTGGAAACAGTGCCGCGGGTAGTTGCTGTAAAGAGCTGTAAATACTGCCCCATCAGGTGCATAGGAGGAGCCATCTACTACTATTTACATATACTGGGAGCTCAAACCAATTAAATCTCGCCTGATTTTAGCCTATAGGAGTACATGAATCTAGACTGGGGCAGGCTTACTAAGGTTTATTCCAGCTAAGACAGGTGCTTTCTGCAGAACTTGTTTcatcactttgaaaaaaaattgctgcCAAGAAACAGTAAGGTGCTCACGAAAGTTTTCTGCTTtgtcatgtgtgattttattattctatCCCCTTAAGTCCTACATTTCAGTGGAGAATGAAAAGATAAAGCAGGGGTGCCAAGCAGGAATGGAGGAGAGGGGGGAGAAGTCCTTACCATCACCAAGGGTGGATGATGTCGTTCATTGACAAATCCTATGGTAATCCGCCCTCAGACAATCATTCCCTCATTTatacacaaaaaacaatgtatAAACAGGTAGGGAATGAGGGCTGGACATTGTTTGCAGCAGCCAGTGGGTGAGAACAGTCTTATATACAGAGTACTTTCACTtcaagagaaaggaaaaaaaattccaatcAGTTTCAattcaatataatttaattatttggtTAATCATTAGCAattaagtcattgaaatgtacTGCTTTTGGAAACTGACCAACTCAATACATTTTCATTGGCAGACCACCTCAGATGTCAAAGATCTATTTAAGAATGCAtttaagaaaggaaataaaaaacacactcagacaTTTCTTGAGtgcttacatttatttaattgattgtttttttcactcatGGTGTCTGACTATTGTAGTGTACTGGCCCCCACACCTGTATATTTAGCCCACAAATTaggagaaacatatttttaaaatcattggTTCTAACTTTTgtggtggcaaaaaaaaataaattaattaaaaattctaACATATGAAATCAGTTAATTTTTGACAGTCTTACCAACAACAACCTCCAGATgatcagtttgttttgaaatagTCCAACTTTAGTCCTACaatcaaagttgttgtttttttccatctgacaTAAGTTTCAAATCAGATACCCAGAAACCCcaacacacacaagaaaaatgATGACAATTAAATTCTGAGATGAAtttaagttttcagttttgcttttcaaCC
This is a stretch of genomic DNA from Gambusia affinis linkage group LG12, SWU_Gaff_1.0, whole genome shotgun sequence. It encodes these proteins:
- the snai2 gene encoding zinc finger protein SNAI2; translated protein: MPRSFLVKKHINSAKKPNYSELESPTVFITPHFYKGLPLSVIPQPEILSPAAYSPITVWTTSSLPLSPLPSDLSPISGYPSSLSDTSSKDHSGSESPRSDEDEQMLPKLTDPSGVEVEKFQCGMCSKSYSTYSGLLKHKQLHCDAQARKSFSCKYCEKEYVSLGALKMHIRTHTLPCVCKICGKAFSRPWLLQGHIRTHTGEKPFSCPHCNRAFADRSNLRAHLQTHSDVKKYQCKNCSKTFSRMSLLHKHEESGCCTAH